In Blautia wexlerae DSM 19850, a single window of DNA contains:
- a CDS encoding LacI family DNA-binding transcriptional regulator: MNSNYYVIVKSNNRTGKVGMASIRDVARRAGVGVGTVSRVINGTGYVSADTRKKIESAIEELQYKPNELARNLFRNKTGIVGILVPDVDHPFFSSYVRQTEAALYEMGYKTLIGNTIGISNREREFLDMLDRNMVDGIITGSHTLEGDEYLKRKKTIVSLDRDFGSGIPMVGSDHMSGGEMAANILIKNKCKKVLNISGVAPDIAANDRHAILETILTEHGVEVIDVIMEWNKFGHEDYREIARKAMQKCDGIDGVFGTDQPALYYMHLAMEAGRKVPDNFRVVTYDGTDITRLCYPEATSICQNIEMLAEISANSVVDLIEERRPVPHKQIIPVEVRQGQTTYPVNL, from the coding sequence ATGAACAGTAATTATTATGTGATTGTGAAAAGTAATAACAGAACAGGAAAAGTAGGTATGGCGAGTATAAGAGATGTAGCGCGCAGAGCAGGCGTAGGGGTGGGAACCGTTTCCAGAGTTATAAATGGAACTGGTTATGTATCTGCAGATACAAGAAAAAAGATAGAAAGTGCAATTGAAGAATTACAATATAAACCTAATGAGCTGGCACGAAATCTGTTCCGCAATAAAACCGGAATCGTAGGTATTCTTGTACCAGATGTAGATCATCCGTTTTTCTCTAGTTATGTGAGACAAACGGAGGCAGCTCTTTATGAAATGGGATACAAGACACTGATTGGAAATACCATAGGTATAAGTAACAGAGAACGGGAATTTCTGGATATGCTGGATCGAAATATGGTAGATGGTATTATTACCGGATCACATACGCTGGAAGGTGATGAGTATCTGAAGAGAAAGAAAACAATTGTTTCCCTTGACAGAGATTTCGGTTCTGGAATTCCCATGGTAGGATCGGACCATATGTCCGGAGGAGAAATGGCTGCTAATATTTTAATAAAAAATAAATGTAAGAAAGTCCTGAATATTTCAGGTGTGGCTCCTGATATTGCGGCTAATGACCGACATGCTATTCTTGAAACCATTCTGACAGAGCATGGAGTGGAAGTCATAGATGTGATTATGGAGTGGAACAAATTTGGTCATGAAGATTACCGGGAAATAGCCAGAAAAGCGATGCAGAAGTGTGATGGGATAGATGGTGTATTTGGGACTGATCAGCCTGCACTTTATTATATGCATCTGGCTATGGAAGCAGGCAGAAAAGTTCCGGATAACTTTAGGGTTGTTACTTATGATGGAACAGATATCACCAGACTTTGTTATCCGGAAGCAACCAGTATCTGCCAGAACATAGAAATGCTTGCGGAAATCAGTGCAAACTCGGTGGTTGATCTTATCGAAGAACGTCGTCCGGTTCCTCACAAGCAAATTATTCCGGTAGAGGTGCGTCAGGGACAGACTACATATCCTGTGAATCTATAG